One Candidatus Nitrososphaera evergladensis SR1 genomic window carries:
- a CDS encoding pyridoxamine 5'-phosphate oxidase family protein has protein sequence MISFTKAEKEFLLANEACRLATCHDNTPHVVPVSYVFEDGAFYFATDLETRKLENLKKNDKVALVVDVYNSSVGNKAVCVQGKAEIIERGKEFARLYRIFHEKFEWVRREPWKEGEAPFVRVVPTTKVSWGI, from the coding sequence TTGATCTCGTTTACCAAGGCCGAAAAAGAATTCCTGCTTGCAAACGAGGCGTGCAGGCTTGCGACCTGCCACGACAACACGCCGCACGTAGTCCCGGTGTCGTACGTGTTTGAGGATGGCGCGTTCTACTTTGCCACAGACCTTGAAACCCGGAAACTGGAGAACTTGAAGAAAAACGATAAAGTCGCGCTTGTAGTCGATGTTTACAATAGTTCGGTTGGCAACAAGGCGGTGTGTGTTCAGGGCAAAGCAGAGATAATCGAAAGAGGCAAGGAATTTGCGCGCCTCTACAGGATTTTCCATGAAAAGTTTGAATGGGTCAGGCGCGAACCGTGGAAGGAAGGCGAGGCGCCCTTTGTACGAGTAGTTCCAACAACCAAGGTCAGCTGGGGCATATGA
- a CDS encoding tetrahydromethanopterin S-methyltransferase subunit A — protein MTFKKKFDDAAGKVCEALIPVKHESFEGEGKEVAVCTLGSIDLLEKISESETIMGKVAIAGRLLSENKGIDAIIDYVSAHPDLKRIIVCGREVKGHMAGQALLALYKNGIDGQGRIIGAAGPYPVLLSSQEKVEVFRRQVTITDMIGVIALEKITLLVA, from the coding sequence ATGACATTCAAGAAAAAGTTTGACGACGCGGCGGGCAAGGTGTGCGAGGCGTTGATACCTGTCAAGCACGAGAGTTTTGAGGGTGAAGGCAAGGAAGTGGCGGTGTGCACCCTCGGCAGCATCGACCTGCTTGAAAAGATCTCTGAATCTGAAACAATCATGGGCAAGGTGGCAATAGCCGGCCGGCTCTTGTCAGAGAACAAGGGCATCGATGCCATCATCGATTACGTTTCTGCACACCCTGACTTGAAGCGAATCATAGTGTGCGGCAGGGAGGTCAAGGGTCACATGGCAGGCCAGGCATTGCTGGCGCTTTACAAAAACGGCATCGACGGGCAGGGCAGGATAATCGGCGCGGCAGGCCCGTACCCCGTGCTTTTGTCTTCGCAGGAAAAGGTCGAGGTATTCCGGCGGCAGGTAACAATAACTGACATGATTGGAGTTATTGCCCTTGAAAAAATAACACTGCTAGTAGCCTGA
- a CDS encoding glycosyltransferase family 2 protein gives MPLSVILPTYNESQNITKMIDSIAEALPRNTPAEIIVVDDNSPDGTADIAANHAASLAKQDKRFRIRVVRRAGKQGLSSAILAGVHEATGEIVVVMDSDLSHPAHTIPKMLEEIKQSKCDIVVASRYIKGGAISGWPFKRKLMSKGATKIAKYSLGIKVKDPMSGFFAFRRHIIHGIKFDSIGYKMLLEMLVKVKGARIKEIPYTFTNRCAGASKLDSEVVFDYIRAVWRLYRYGRAAPSERRTSVRFFSKAGRFYTVGASGLLINYLVSFILTTLFQEIWYLHAAIVGITFSITSNFILNKIWTFEDMDFVARKTLLQYGMFAGFSSFGALVQLGMMYALVEYQGVGKEIALVLAVGAASIGNFLLNKKWTFKEKVWS, from the coding sequence ATGCCGCTTTCGGTTATCCTGCCCACGTACAACGAGTCGCAAAACATCACCAAGATGATCGACTCGATTGCAGAGGCGCTGCCGCGCAACACGCCTGCAGAAATCATAGTAGTCGACGACAACTCGCCCGACGGGACTGCAGACATTGCGGCCAACCACGCCGCAAGCCTTGCCAAGCAGGACAAGCGCTTCCGCATACGCGTCGTGCGCAGGGCAGGCAAGCAGGGCCTCAGCTCTGCAATACTTGCAGGAGTGCACGAAGCGACAGGCGAGATAGTCGTGGTCATGGACAGCGACCTTTCCCACCCGGCCCACACCATACCCAAGATGCTTGAGGAGATAAAGCAGTCAAAATGCGACATCGTTGTCGCTTCAAGGTACATCAAGGGGGGCGCGATATCAGGGTGGCCCTTCAAGCGCAAGCTCATGAGCAAGGGCGCGACCAAGATAGCCAAGTACAGCCTTGGAATAAAGGTAAAGGACCCGATGTCCGGCTTTTTCGCGTTTCGCAGGCATATCATCCACGGAATCAAGTTCGACTCTATCGGTTACAAGATGCTCCTTGAGATGCTCGTCAAGGTCAAAGGAGCAAGGATAAAAGAAATACCCTACACGTTTACAAACAGGTGTGCCGGCGCAAGCAAGCTCGATTCGGAGGTGGTATTTGACTACATACGCGCGGTGTGGCGCCTGTACCGCTACGGCAGGGCGGCGCCAAGTGAGCGCAGGACATCGGTGCGCTTTTTCTCAAAGGCAGGCAGGTTCTACACGGTCGGGGCAAGCGGCCTCTTGATCAACTACCTCGTCTCGTTCATACTCACGACGCTTTTCCAGGAGATCTGGTACCTGCACGCAGCTATAGTCGGAATCACGTTCTCCATAACGTCCAACTTTATCCTCAACAAGATCTGGACGTTTGAGGACATGGACTTTGTAGCCAGAAAGACACTGCTGCAGTACGGCATGTTCGCCGGCTTTTCATCGTTTGGCGCGCTGGTGCAGCTGGGCATGATGTACGCGCTTGTAGAATACCAGGGCGTGGGCAAAGAGATCGCGCTCGTACTAGCTGTCGGCGCCGCATCGATAGGCAACTTTCTTTTGAACAAAAAGTGGACGTTCAAGGAAAAAGTCTGGAGCTAG
- a CDS encoding SDR family NAD(P)-dependent oxidoreductase, whose amino-acid sequence MKGKIAAITGATRGIGLEMAKEFARRGATVLVCSRDIKSAGDAAKKVGKNAHPFSLDVSNPASVKAFVKDAIAEHGRIDILVNNAGYPFDKKMWYKEMHEVTDEEFDRVLEVDLKGTFRLTRAVLSVMVEKKNGGGVIISISSTPAVAGHVEGAPYTLAKAGIIAMTKHIALEYGNRGVRAYSLALGNIATDATFGSMDETARRQAAQENAMKRWGKPEEVARVAASLASDDFSFATGNTFVIDGGAVLL is encoded by the coding sequence TTGAAGGGCAAAATTGCGGCGATCACGGGCGCCACGCGGGGCATTGGTCTTGAAATGGCCAAAGAGTTTGCAAGGAGGGGCGCCACAGTCCTCGTGTGTTCCCGCGACATCAAAAGCGCCGGCGACGCCGCAAAGAAGGTCGGAAAAAACGCGCACCCTTTTTCACTTGACGTTTCAAACCCTGCCAGCGTCAAGGCCTTTGTAAAGGATGCAATTGCAGAGCACGGCAGAATAGACATCCTTGTCAACAATGCCGGCTATCCCTTTGACAAAAAGATGTGGTACAAGGAGATGCACGAGGTCACCGACGAAGAGTTTGACCGCGTGCTTGAAGTCGACCTAAAGGGCACGTTCCGCCTGACGCGCGCAGTGCTCTCTGTGATGGTGGAAAAAAAGAATGGCGGCGGAGTCATCATCAGCATCTCGTCAACTCCTGCGGTGGCAGGCCACGTCGAGGGCGCGCCCTACACTCTTGCCAAGGCCGGAATCATCGCCATGACCAAGCACATCGCGCTTGAATATGGAAACAGGGGAGTCCGGGCCTACTCGCTTGCCCTTGGCAACATTGCCACCGACGCCACCTTTGGCTCGATGGACGAAACGGCACGGAGGCAGGCAGCGCAGGAAAACGCCATGAAGCGGTGGGGAAAACCAGAAGAGGTTGCAAGGGTAGCGGCAAGCCTTGCAAGCGACGACTTTTCCTTTGCAACCGGCAACACCTTTGTAATCGACGGCGGGGCGGTGCTCCTGTGA
- a CDS encoding AAA family ATPase has protein sequence MFIQTGSQSLDALLGGGIRTGMVTDIYGESGSGKSQLCFSLCASCTKAGFRAFFVDTAGTFRPERVSEMAGTKEALDRITFVRALNTRDQINVVERVRDADARLLVIDTLTSLFSAEYSAGPARHLAVMSHLHDLATFAISTDCAVVVTNMVRNAPTETGKYIQREYLGSSVSIYSHIRMKLALEDPSRGWFHAALLQPSTGTAQFAIIPRGLSDIGD, from the coding sequence ATGTTCATCCAGACCGGCTCGCAGTCGCTTGACGCGCTCTTGGGAGGCGGCATCAGAACAGGAATGGTCACCGACATATACGGCGAGAGCGGTTCCGGCAAGTCCCAGCTATGCTTCTCGCTGTGCGCCAGCTGCACAAAAGCAGGATTCCGAGCATTTTTCGTGGACACGGCCGGCACGTTCCGGCCAGAACGCGTCTCTGAAATGGCAGGGACAAAAGAAGCGCTGGACAGGATCACGTTTGTACGGGCGCTCAATACTCGGGACCAGATAAACGTAGTTGAGAGAGTGCGGGATGCAGATGCCCGGCTTCTCGTAATCGACACGCTGACGTCCCTTTTTTCAGCAGAGTATTCCGCCGGCCCGGCGAGGCACCTTGCAGTCATGTCGCACCTCCACGACCTTGCAACCTTTGCAATAAGCACGGACTGCGCGGTCGTCGTGACAAACATGGTAAGAAACGCGCCAACCGAGACGGGCAAGTATATCCAGCGCGAATACCTTGGAAGCTCGGTTTCAATATACTCGCACATCAGGATGAAACTTGCCCTAGAGGACCCTTCAAGAGGATGGTTCCACGCGGCGTTACTGCAGCCGTCCACCGGCACTGCGCAGTTTGCAATCATCCCGCGGGGCCTGTCAGACATAGGAGACTAA
- the metK gene encoding methionine adenosyltransferase: MVKRWLFTSESVTEGHPDKVCDQISDALLDEFLRQDPDSRVAAESMTTTGIVFVAGEVTSKGRVDVQKIVRDTIREIGYDKPDYGFDCDSCSVLAALHEQSPDISMGVTATEKKEQGAGDQGLMFGYATNETPQLMPLPITMAHQLSMKLSQSRKSKELGWLRPDGKSQVSVVYEEGIPKRIDTVVISTQHAPDISMDQLREEVIGKIIKPVCGEWVDSKTKYLVNPTGRFVIGGPPGDTGLTGRKIIADTYGGMGRHGGGAFSGKDPSKVDRSACYMARYVAKNVVAAGLADKCEVQVAYAIGVAEPVSVMVDTFGTGKAPEEEIEARVRKVFDMKPAGIIKTLDLKRPVYRKTAAYGHFGRSEPGFTWEKTDKASLLN, from the coding sequence ATGGTAAAGCGCTGGCTGTTTACTTCTGAAAGCGTTACAGAGGGCCATCCTGACAAGGTTTGCGACCAGATCTCTGACGCGCTTCTCGACGAGTTTCTCAGGCAGGACCCTGACTCTCGCGTTGCCGCAGAGTCGATGACTACGACTGGCATCGTCTTTGTGGCCGGCGAGGTGACGTCAAAGGGCAGGGTTGACGTGCAGAAAATAGTCCGCGACACCATCCGCGAGATTGGCTACGACAAGCCCGATTACGGCTTTGACTGCGACTCGTGCTCTGTCCTTGCGGCACTTCACGAGCAGAGCCCCGACATCTCGATGGGCGTGACTGCCACTGAAAAGAAGGAGCAGGGCGCCGGCGACCAGGGCCTCATGTTTGGCTATGCCACCAACGAAACTCCGCAGCTGATGCCCCTTCCGATAACCATGGCCCACCAGCTCTCCATGAAACTCTCGCAGTCAAGAAAGAGCAAGGAGCTTGGATGGCTAAGGCCAGACGGCAAGTCGCAGGTGTCCGTCGTCTACGAGGAGGGCATCCCAAAGCGCATCGACACCGTCGTCATATCGACGCAGCACGCGCCAGACATTAGCATGGACCAGCTGCGCGAGGAAGTGATAGGCAAGATAATCAAGCCGGTGTGCGGCGAATGGGTGGACAGCAAGACAAAATACCTTGTCAACCCGACCGGCAGGTTCGTGATAGGTGGCCCGCCGGGCGACACCGGCCTTACGGGCCGCAAGATAATAGCCGACACGTACGGCGGCATGGGAAGGCACGGCGGAGGCGCGTTCTCTGGCAAGGACCCGTCCAAGGTGGACAGGTCTGCCTGCTACATGGCAAGGTACGTTGCCAAGAACGTAGTGGCTGCCGGCCTTGCAGACAAGTGCGAGGTGCAGGTCGCATACGCAATCGGAGTAGCCGAGCCCGTATCCGTAATGGTAGACACGTTTGGCACCGGCAAGGCTCCTGAAGAGGAGATAGAGGCTCGCGTGCGCAAGGTCTTTGACATGAAGCCGGCAGGCATCATCAAGACGCTTGACCTAAAACGCCCTGTCTACCGCAAGACTGCGGCATACGGCCACTTTGGAAGGAGCGAGCCGGGCTTTACGTGGGAAAAGACCGACAAGGCTTCCCTGCTGAACTAA
- a CDS encoding dUTPase → MDTLETIFSMQKELANMMDLSRYPATTEGKVSALSTAIIHEAVELQRLTNWKWWKKPSGFDEAAAREELIDIWHFVVQASLELGMTPADILDEYKKKNQVNRDRQKSGY, encoded by the coding sequence ATGGACACGCTAGAGACGATATTTTCCATGCAGAAAGAGCTTGCAAATATGATGGACCTGTCAAGATATCCTGCAACAACAGAGGGCAAGGTCTCGGCGCTTTCCACGGCAATAATCCACGAGGCAGTGGAGCTTCAGCGCCTGACAAACTGGAAGTGGTGGAAAAAGCCCTCTGGCTTTGACGAGGCAGCCGCAAGGGAAGAGCTGATAGACATATGGCACTTTGTGGTGCAGGCGTCGCTGGAACTTGGCATGACGCCGGCAGACATTCTTGACGAATACAAGAAAAAGAACCAGGTAAACCGCGACAGGCAAAAGTCAGGCTACTAG
- a CDS encoding AsnC family transcriptional regulator: MPVQLDDTDVAILKSLMEDGRKSFRAISREIKVSTPTVKARYERLVNIGLIKAVRPEIDMSKIDKKSDEIGDALQELKKQKKHFHVYVEGLKVKLKCDFCGGPVHDKPKVLRFARFERFFCCVQCRASYKEKYGGRIEALKRNQEEE; encoded by the coding sequence TTGCCAGTCCAACTCGATGACACGGACGTTGCGATACTAAAGTCTCTGATGGAAGACGGGCGCAAGTCTTTTCGTGCAATATCCCGCGAAATCAAGGTCAGCACGCCCACCGTCAAGGCAAGGTACGAGCGCCTCGTCAATATCGGCCTCATCAAGGCAGTCAGGCCAGAAATTGACATGTCCAAGATAGACAAAAAGAGTGACGAGATTGGCGATGCGCTGCAAGAGCTAAAGAAGCAAAAAAAGCACTTTCATGTGTATGTCGAAGGTCTGAAGGTAAAGCTGAAATGCGACTTTTGCGGGGGGCCGGTGCACGACAAGCCAAAGGTGCTCAGGTTTGCAAGGTTTGAGCGGTTCTTTTGCTGTGTGCAGTGCAGGGCGTCGTACAAGGAAAAGTACGGCGGAAGGATAGAGGCGCTAAAACGCAATCAAGAGGAAGAATAG
- a CDS encoding cobalt-precorrin-5B (C(1))-methyltransferase — MPAEVEEKKKKGILRTGYTTGTTATAATKAALLALVNGKPVEQVTVSLPKGRTATLEIAWTKIEGDKTTCAAIKDGGDDPDVTHGAEICSTVSLIDDNPGMIDIDGGIGVGRVTKPGLGLEMGKAAINPTPMKMLLQAVDEVAHEQLKTKGVKVVIWVPMGKELATKTDNPRLGIVGGISILGTTGIVLPYSTASFAAAIRQSLDVAIAMGADTAVLTTGGRSEDFAKTLFPDLPEHSFIQMGDFAGYSVTQCATKHIKKAIIAGFIGKLTKMAMGIKQTHVRGHHVSLDFMAGLAEQCGAPASVVAEIRQANTARHAGEIVAKNNVHGFFDLLCKKVYEQMRDHSKGQLALEIVMFDFDGKILARYSSS, encoded by the coding sequence CTGCCCGCAGAAGTGGAGGAGAAAAAGAAAAAAGGTATTCTGCGCACCGGCTACACGACAGGAACCACTGCTACGGCGGCGACCAAAGCCGCGCTCCTGGCGCTTGTAAATGGCAAGCCTGTAGAGCAGGTTACGGTGTCGCTTCCAAAGGGCAGGACTGCGACGCTCGAGATCGCATGGACAAAAATTGAAGGCGACAAAACAACATGTGCTGCAATAAAGGACGGGGGCGACGACCCTGACGTCACACACGGCGCGGAAATCTGCTCGACTGTTTCGTTGATTGATGATAATCCCGGCATGATAGACATCGATGGCGGCATAGGAGTCGGCAGGGTGACCAAGCCTGGCCTCGGGCTGGAGATGGGCAAAGCCGCAATAAACCCCACTCCGATGAAAATGCTCCTGCAGGCAGTGGATGAAGTAGCTCACGAGCAATTGAAAACAAAAGGGGTCAAGGTCGTTATCTGGGTCCCGATGGGAAAAGAGCTTGCAACAAAGACTGACAACCCGCGCCTTGGCATCGTTGGCGGCATCTCGATACTTGGAACGACCGGCATTGTACTGCCATATTCTACCGCGTCATTTGCAGCGGCGATACGACAGAGCCTTGATGTGGCCATTGCGATGGGCGCAGACACTGCGGTCCTAACAACTGGCGGCAGGAGCGAGGATTTTGCCAAGACGCTGTTTCCGGATCTTCCTGAGCACAGTTTCATACAGATGGGCGACTTTGCAGGATATTCCGTCACGCAGTGCGCCACAAAGCACATCAAAAAAGCAATCATCGCCGGCTTTATCGGGAAACTGACAAAGATGGCGATGGGGATAAAGCAGACGCACGTGCGCGGCCATCATGTCAGCCTTGACTTCATGGCCGGCCTTGCAGAGCAGTGCGGCGCACCTGCTTCTGTTGTCGCAGAGATAAGACAGGCAAACACCGCCCGGCACGCAGGCGAGATAGTGGCAAAAAACAACGTCCACGGCTTTTTTGACCTGCTGTGCAAAAAGGTGTACGAGCAGATGCGCGATCATTCAAAGGGCCAGCTTGCGCTTGAAATAGTCATGTTCGACTTTGACGGCAAAATCCTTGCGCGCTATTCTTCCTCTTGA
- a CDS encoding LSM domain-containing protein, protein MSSPSSQQPKRPLSILQRSLNRKVAVRLKSEIEYKGRMNNVDSYMNLILTDAEEFNGADVMANYGKVVIRGNNVLFIRLEKDL, encoded by the coding sequence GTGTCTTCTCCGTCATCTCAACAACCAAAACGTCCCCTGTCGATTCTCCAGAGATCGCTTAACCGCAAGGTCGCCGTGCGCCTGAAGAGCGAGATAGAGTACAAGGGGAGGATGAACAATGTCGATTCTTACATGAACCTGATACTTACCGACGCAGAAGAGTTCAACGGCGCCGACGTGATGGCCAACTACGGCAAGGTAGTCATCCGCGGCAACAACGTTCTGTTCATCAGGCTTGAGAAAGACCTCTAG